A window from Citrobacter amalonaticus encodes these proteins:
- the hflK gene encoding FtsH protease activity modulator HflK has product MAWNQPGNNGQDRDPWGSSKPGGNSEGNGNKGGREQGPPDLDDIFRKLSKKLGGLGGGKGTGSGGGSSSQGPRPHLGGRVVSIAAAAIVIIWAASGFYTIKEAERGVVTRFGKFSHLVEPGLNWKPTFIDEVTPVNVEAVRELAASGVMLTSDENVVRVEMNVQYRITDPQKYLFSVTSADDSLRQATDSALRGVIGKYTMDRILTEGRTVIRSDTQRELEETIRPYNMGITLLDVNFQAARPPEEVKAAFDDAIAARENEQQYIREAEAYTNEVQPRANGQAQRILEEARAYRTQTILEAQGEVARFAKILPEYKAAPEITRERLYIETMEKVLSHTRKVLVNDKGGNLMVLPLDQMLKGASAPAAKSDSGSNLLRLPSTSSSSSSGASNTSSTSQGDIMDQRRANAQRNDYQRQGE; this is encoded by the coding sequence ATGGCGTGGAATCAGCCCGGTAATAACGGACAAGACCGCGACCCGTGGGGAAGCAGCAAACCAGGCGGCAACTCTGAGGGAAATGGAAACAAAGGTGGTCGCGAGCAGGGGCCACCTGATCTCGATGACATCTTTCGCAAGCTGAGTAAAAAACTCGGTGGACTGGGAGGCGGTAAAGGTACCGGCTCTGGCGGCGGAAGCTCATCGCAAGGCCCGCGCCCGCATCTGGGCGGACGTGTCGTCTCCATCGCGGCGGCAGCTATCGTCATTATCTGGGCGGCGAGCGGTTTCTACACCATCAAAGAAGCAGAGCGCGGCGTGGTGACACGCTTTGGTAAGTTCAGCCATCTGGTTGAACCGGGCCTGAACTGGAAGCCGACGTTTATCGACGAGGTGACGCCGGTGAACGTGGAAGCCGTCCGCGAACTGGCCGCTTCCGGTGTGATGCTGACGTCAGATGAGAACGTGGTGCGCGTTGAGATGAACGTGCAGTACCGCATCACCGATCCGCAAAAATATCTGTTTAGCGTAACCAGCGCGGATGACAGTCTGCGTCAGGCGACCGACAGTGCCCTGCGCGGCGTGATCGGTAAATACACCATGGACCGTATCCTGACCGAAGGGCGTACCGTTATTCGTAGCGATACCCAGCGTGAACTGGAAGAGACCATTCGTCCCTATAACATGGGTATTACCCTGCTGGACGTCAACTTCCAGGCTGCACGTCCGCCGGAAGAGGTGAAAGCGGCGTTTGACGATGCCATTGCTGCCCGTGAGAACGAACAGCAGTACATCCGTGAAGCGGAAGCGTATACCAACGAAGTTCAGCCGCGTGCGAACGGTCAGGCACAGCGTATCCTTGAAGAGGCGCGTGCTTACAGAACGCAAACCATCCTGGAAGCGCAGGGTGAAGTGGCGCGCTTTGCGAAAATCCTTCCGGAATATAAAGCGGCGCCAGAGATTACCCGCGAGCGTCTGTATATCGAGACGATGGAAAAAGTGTTGAGCCATACCCGTAAAGTGTTGGTTAACGACAAAGGTGGCAATCTGATGGTTCTGCCATTGGATCAGATGCTGAAAGGCGCGAGCGCGCCGGCGGCAAAGAGCGATAGCGGTTCGAACCTGCTGCGTCTGCCCTCCACGTCTTCTTCCAGCAGCAGCGGAGCAAGCAACACCTCGTCCACCAGTCAGGGCGATATTATGGACCAACGCCGCGCTAACGCGCAGCGTAACGACTACCAGCGTCAGGGGGAATAA